The following proteins are encoded in a genomic region of Streptomyces sp. SLBN-31:
- a CDS encoding MASE1 domain-containing protein, protein MVGNEDLRRAAGHALLLTAVAACYFAAGRLGLMRQLVVDGAVVTPVWPPTGVAVACLLLFGMRAWPGIALGALLVVMSITSIQPTVIGTLVGNTAAPVCAYYLLCRVGFRTDLARLRDGFALVFLGALTAMLVSATAGAGLLVLTGKLASGSFWLVWATWYAGDAMGVLIVAPVLLVLWRARRLPHTPRWKEAVGLALVAGGLIPFATRSDVSLLFLVYPLVIWAALRFQLAGGMLCAALASVMATLAATDQVGPFARMSRIEVMIKLQAFNGAIALTALLLSAVITEQLHTRRSVEQACRELVEVLEHLTAGESLQGRSPLDAGDQGSREERDQSHSG, encoded by the coding sequence GTGGTGGGAAACGAGGATCTGCGCCGAGCGGCCGGCCACGCCCTCCTGCTGACGGCCGTCGCCGCCTGTTACTTCGCCGCCGGACGGCTGGGCCTGATGCGGCAGCTGGTGGTGGACGGCGCCGTGGTCACGCCCGTCTGGCCGCCCACCGGCGTCGCGGTCGCCTGCCTGCTGCTGTTCGGGATGCGCGCCTGGCCCGGCATCGCACTGGGCGCCCTGCTGGTCGTCATGTCGATCACCTCGATCCAGCCGACCGTCATCGGCACCCTGGTGGGCAATACCGCCGCCCCCGTGTGCGCCTACTACCTGCTGTGCCGGGTGGGCTTCCGCACGGACCTCGCCCGACTGCGGGACGGCTTCGCCCTGGTGTTCCTCGGGGCCCTGACCGCCATGCTGGTCAGCGCGACGGCCGGCGCCGGCCTGCTGGTCCTCACCGGCAAGCTCGCCTCCGGCAGCTTCTGGCTCGTCTGGGCGACCTGGTACGCCGGCGATGCCATGGGCGTCCTGATCGTCGCCCCCGTCCTGCTCGTGCTGTGGCGGGCGCGCCGGCTGCCGCACACGCCCCGCTGGAAGGAGGCCGTGGGCCTGGCCCTCGTCGCCGGCGGCCTCATCCCCTTCGCCACCCGGAGCGACGTCAGCCTGCTGTTCCTCGTCTACCCGCTGGTGATCTGGGCCGCGCTGCGCTTCCAGCTGGCCGGCGGCATGCTGTGCGCCGCCCTGGCCTCCGTCATGGCCACGCTGGCCGCCACGGACCAGGTCGGGCCCTTCGCCCGGATGAGTCGCATCGAAGTGATGATCAAGCTCCAGGCCTTCAACGGCGCGATAGCCCTGACCGCCCTCCTGCTGTCGGCGGTGATCACCGAACAGCTCCACACCAGGCGCTCGGTGGAACAGGCCTGCAGGGAACTGGTCGAGGTTCTGGAACACCTCACCGCCGGCGAGTCCCTGCAGGGCCGCTCGCCTCTGGACGCGGGCGACCAGGGCTCACGCGAGGAGAGGGATCAGTCCCACAGCGGATAG
- a CDS encoding helix-turn-helix transcriptional regulator: MQVPLYQAKADFFRMLGHPVRIRVLELLQHGPVPVRDLLADIEIEPSSLSQQLAVLRRSGIVVSIREGSTVTYALAGGDVAELLRAARRILTELLAGQNELLAELRQADTSPPPVPTSPPPVSTSGRV, translated from the coding sequence ATGCAGGTCCCCCTCTACCAGGCCAAGGCGGATTTCTTCCGCATGCTCGGGCATCCCGTGCGCATCCGGGTCCTGGAACTGCTCCAGCACGGTCCGGTCCCGGTGCGGGACCTGCTGGCCGACATCGAGATCGAACCGTCCAGCCTCTCGCAGCAACTGGCCGTGCTGCGCCGCTCCGGGATCGTGGTGTCCATCCGGGAGGGCTCCACCGTCACCTACGCCCTCGCGGGCGGTGACGTCGCCGAACTGCTGCGCGCGGCCCGCCGGATCCTGACCGAGCTGCTGGCCGGGCAGAACGAACTCCTGGCCGAGCTGCGGCAGGCCGACACCTCTCCCCCGCCGGTGCCCACGAGTCCCCCGCCGGTGTCCACGAGCGGCCGTGTCTGA
- a CDS encoding SRPBCC family protein, translating into MTEYERSRTMPALPEHVFDQAANVDQLDSWLPGELHVRPDDPPAVTVHEDGTDHDTPALLRQRRDQMRLEWGTREDGGYAGWLQVAGLDTGTSEVTVHLSFFEDAHDPGEAAACEALDHSLERLEEQVRLRVDNAAG; encoded by the coding sequence ATGACCGAGTACGAACGCTCCCGCACGATGCCCGCCCTGCCGGAGCACGTCTTCGACCAGGCGGCCAACGTCGACCAGCTGGACAGCTGGCTGCCGGGCGAGCTGCACGTGCGCCCCGACGACCCGCCGGCGGTCACCGTCCACGAGGACGGCACGGACCACGACACACCCGCGCTCCTGCGGCAGCGCCGCGACCAGATGCGCCTGGAGTGGGGCACCCGGGAGGACGGCGGCTACGCCGGCTGGCTCCAGGTCGCCGGCCTGGACACCGGCACCAGCGAGGTGACCGTGCACCTGTCCTTCTTCGAGGACGCCCACGACCCGGGGGAGGCGGCGGCGTGCGAGGCCCTCGACCACAGCCTGGAGCGGCTGGAGGAGCAGGTGCGTCTGCGGGTCGACAACGCCGCCGGGTGA
- a CDS encoding HAD-IA family hydrolase, producing MTRPPLQAVLFDMDGTLVDTERLWWEAVQDVATGLGRPLTEADQPEVLGRPVEHTADWLGRLTGTSGPADRLHREFTDRVRTGIVPRPGALALLDALARDGVPIALVTASPRSVADSVLAVLGADRFRVSVTADDTASTKPAPDPYLAACRALGVEPARCVAVEDTPTGVSSAEAAGCAVLAVPSLAPIEAAPGRTVVTSLEEVTAERLRGLVRPRLRVLSWNLWYGGTMVDDHRAKQLKVILDTEADVVGLQETAGTAARELAEALGWHHHQAGENLGIISRHPITAALGDPAVGFYGAAGARIRLGGTHELDVWTAHLHYTPYGPYEAAFDGLGPDELIAHENVRLAQLRQALRQIAEAAGATTPVVLTGDFNCPSHLDRTDVDWPVTRAAEEAGLRDSYREARPDPVRDPGHTWSPVHPRHEDDPSLPEPQDRIDYVLHNGRGLRVLDSRTVVTGVPRPWPDVAGNDWPSDHAAVLTTFELNPPD from the coding sequence GTGACCCGACCCCCGCTCCAGGCCGTCCTGTTCGACATGGACGGCACGCTCGTCGACACCGAGCGGCTGTGGTGGGAGGCGGTGCAGGACGTCGCCACGGGCCTCGGCCGGCCGCTGACCGAGGCCGACCAGCCGGAGGTGCTCGGCCGGCCCGTCGAGCACACCGCCGACTGGCTGGGCCGGCTCACCGGCACGTCCGGGCCGGCCGACCGGCTGCACCGCGAGTTCACCGACCGCGTCCGCACCGGCATCGTGCCCCGCCCGGGCGCCCTTGCCCTGCTGGACGCCCTCGCCCGGGACGGCGTCCCGATCGCCCTGGTCACCGCCTCGCCGCGGTCCGTCGCCGACAGCGTGCTGGCCGTGCTGGGCGCCGACCGCTTCCGGGTGTCGGTCACCGCCGACGACACCGCAAGCACCAAGCCCGCCCCCGACCCCTACCTCGCCGCCTGCCGCGCCCTCGGCGTCGAACCGGCCCGCTGCGTGGCCGTCGAGGACACGCCCACCGGCGTCAGTTCCGCCGAGGCGGCGGGCTGTGCGGTCCTCGCGGTGCCGTCGCTCGCCCCCATCGAGGCGGCCCCCGGGCGGACGGTCGTGACCAGCCTGGAGGAAGTGACCGCGGAACGGCTGCGGGGCCTGGTCCGGCCGCGGCTGCGCGTGCTGAGCTGGAACCTCTGGTACGGCGGCACGATGGTCGACGACCACCGCGCCAAGCAGCTCAAGGTCATCCTCGACACCGAGGCCGACGTGGTGGGCCTGCAGGAGACGGCCGGCACGGCGGCCCGGGAACTCGCCGAGGCGCTGGGCTGGCACCACCACCAGGCGGGCGAAAACCTCGGCATCATCAGCCGCCACCCGATCACGGCCGCCCTGGGCGATCCGGCCGTCGGTTTCTACGGGGCGGCCGGCGCCCGCATCCGCCTCGGCGGCACGCACGAACTCGACGTGTGGACGGCCCACTTGCACTACACACCGTACGGACCCTACGAGGCCGCCTTCGACGGGCTGGGGCCGGACGAGCTGATCGCCCACGAGAACGTGCGGCTTGCCCAGCTGCGGCAGGCCCTGCGGCAGATCGCCGAGGCGGCGGGCGCGACCACGCCCGTCGTCCTCACCGGCGACTTCAACTGCCCTTCCCACCTCGACCGGACGGACGTCGACTGGCCGGTGACCAGGGCGGCCGAGGAGGCCGGGCTGCGCGACTCCTACCGGGAGGCCCGTCCCGACCCGGTGCGCGACCCGGGCCACACCTGGTCGCCGGTCCACCCGCGGCACGAGGACGACCCCTCGTTGCCGGAGCCGCAGGACCGGATCGACTACGTACTGCACAACGGGCGCGGCCTGCGGGTCCTCGACTCCCGCACGGTCGTCACCGGCGTCCCGCGCCCCTGGCCCGATGTCGCCGGCAACGACTGGCCCTCGGACCACGCCGCCGTGCTCACGACGTTCGAGCTGAACCCGCCGGACTGA
- a CDS encoding ABC transporter ATP-binding protein produces the protein MTATTLEKAAVDKAATVEFRGLRREFGATVALDGLDLTVRPGEFLALLGPSGCGKTTALRMLAGFEHPDAGEVLVDGKDVTDVPAHRRDAGMVFQSYSLFPHLNALDNVAFGLRMRKVGTAERRSRAAELLELIGLADKGDRFPHQLSGGQQQRIALARALALRPRVLLLDEPLSALDAKVRLTLREEIRRLQQELGITTLFVTHDQEEALSIADRVAVMHAGRLEQCAEPAELYGRPATAFVAEFVGTMSRIPGHLDAGTVEVLGMRLPAEGTLPQVSEVDVLVRPEAVRVEADATGGATVIATAFLGASTRLTVRLADGTEVKADLSTHEAAALGAGAAVRVSLPERPVLVAERTA, from the coding sequence ATGACCGCCACCACGCTTGAGAAGGCCGCCGTCGACAAGGCCGCCACCGTCGAATTCCGCGGTCTGCGCCGGGAGTTCGGTGCCACCGTCGCCCTGGACGGGCTCGACCTGACCGTACGCCCCGGGGAGTTCCTGGCGCTGCTCGGCCCGTCCGGGTGCGGCAAGACCACCGCGTTGCGCATGCTCGCCGGGTTCGAACACCCCGACGCCGGAGAGGTGCTGGTCGACGGCAAGGACGTCACCGACGTGCCGGCCCACCGGCGCGACGCCGGGATGGTCTTTCAGTCGTACAGCCTCTTTCCGCATCTGAACGCGCTCGACAACGTCGCCTTCGGGCTGCGCATGCGCAAGGTGGGCACCGCCGAACGCCGGTCCCGCGCAGCCGAGTTGCTGGAGCTGATCGGGCTCGCCGACAAGGGCGACCGGTTCCCGCACCAGCTCTCCGGCGGTCAGCAGCAGCGCATCGCGCTCGCCCGCGCGCTCGCCCTGCGACCCCGGGTCCTGCTGCTGGACGAGCCGCTGTCCGCGCTGGACGCCAAGGTGCGCCTCACGCTGCGCGAGGAGATCCGCCGGCTGCAGCAGGAGCTCGGCATCACCACTCTGTTCGTCACGCACGACCAGGAGGAGGCCCTGTCGATCGCCGACCGGGTCGCCGTGATGCACGCGGGCCGACTGGAACAGTGCGCCGAGCCCGCGGAGTTGTACGGGCGGCCCGCGACGGCCTTCGTCGCCGAGTTCGTGGGCACCATGAGCCGCATACCGGGGCACCTGGACGCGGGCACGGTCGAGGTCCTCGGGATGCGGCTGCCCGCCGAGGGCACGCTGCCGCAGGTGTCGGAGGTCGACGTCCTGGTGCGGCCCGAGGCCGTACGCGTCGAGGCGGACGCCACCGGCGGGGCGACGGTGATCGCCACCGCCTTCCTCGGCGCCTCCACCCGGCTGACCGTGCGCCTCGCCGACGGCACCGAGGTAAAGGCCGACCTGTCCACGCACGAGGCCGCCGCGCTGGGCGCCGGCGCCGCCGTACGGGTGTCGCTGCCCGAGCGGCCGGTGCTGGTCGCCGAACGAACGGCGTGA
- a CDS encoding ABC transporter permease encodes MARLNPWRWVVLGLAALYFLVPLASSVIFTVDVPGQGVTFDAYTQIVSADGFVSSLLLSLELALATIAIVLLLMVPAMVALRLGAPRLRPVVEVVCQLPLVVPPIAFVAGISTVLKWGPDYLSRTPLFETFVAIQNPSFPFVLILAYVVMALPFAHRALDAGLRAIDVRTLVEAARSCGASWPQALLRTVLPNLRGALLNAAFLTLALVLGEFTVAQLLGFQPFAVWIYSVGGSQAQLSVAVSVLSLLVTWALLLALAGVGGRTRTASSRG; translated from the coding sequence ATGGCTCGCCTGAACCCGTGGCGCTGGGTCGTCCTCGGCCTGGCCGCGCTGTACTTCCTGGTGCCGCTGGCCTCGTCGGTGATCTTCACCGTGGACGTGCCCGGCCAGGGCGTCACATTCGACGCCTACACGCAGATCGTCTCCGCCGACGGCTTCGTCTCCAGCCTGCTGCTCTCGCTGGAGCTGGCACTGGCGACCATCGCGATCGTGCTGCTGCTGATGGTGCCCGCCATGGTGGCCCTGCGGCTCGGCGCGCCCCGGCTGCGCCCGGTGGTCGAGGTCGTCTGCCAACTGCCGCTTGTGGTCCCGCCGATCGCCTTTGTCGCCGGGATCTCCACGGTCCTGAAGTGGGGCCCCGACTACCTATCCCGAACGCCTCTGTTCGAGACGTTCGTGGCGATCCAGAACCCGAGCTTCCCGTTCGTGCTGATCCTGGCGTACGTGGTGATGGCGTTGCCGTTCGCGCACCGGGCGCTGGACGCCGGGCTGCGCGCGATCGACGTGCGCACCCTCGTCGAGGCCGCCCGCAGCTGCGGCGCGAGCTGGCCGCAGGCTCTGCTGCGAACGGTGCTGCCCAACCTGCGCGGGGCGCTGCTGAACGCGGCGTTCCTGACCCTCGCGCTGGTCCTCGGCGAGTTCACCGTGGCCCAGCTGCTGGGCTTCCAGCCGTTCGCCGTGTGGATCTACAGCGTCGGCGGCTCGCAGGCCCAGCTGTCCGTCGCCGTGTCCGTGCTCAGCCTGCTCGTCACATGGGCCCTGCTCCTCGCGCTCGCCGGTGTCGGCGGCCGTACCCGTACCGCTTCGTCCCGGGGATGA
- a CDS encoding ABC transporter permease subunit, translating to MTATLTGVDVAPPVTSVKRRRRAPGWLAVVPLLVFTAIAFGVPAVAMLDGAFSVKDPATGTSSYSAENLTTSLHGAYLTALLGSVKLSAVSAGIGTVLGLPLAQVVVTSRFRALRDAVLTASGVLANFGGIPLAFAFVATLGNAGVLTRHLGLSKAGWDLYSFWGLVIVYLYFLIPLMVLTITPALEGLRAQWREAAQNNGATTVQYWLHVALPVLLPSLLGGFVLLFGSAFAAYATAAAMVGSSVPLVTLQIADAISGNVLVGQENVALALSLDMVLVAGLVMAVYLPLQRRSARWLA from the coding sequence ATGACGGCGACCCTCACTGGCGTGGACGTGGCGCCGCCGGTCACCTCGGTGAAGCGGCGGCGCCGTGCCCCCGGCTGGCTGGCCGTCGTCCCGCTGCTCGTGTTCACCGCGATCGCCTTCGGGGTACCGGCGGTCGCCATGCTCGACGGCGCCTTCAGCGTCAAGGACCCGGCCACCGGGACCAGTTCGTACAGCGCCGAGAACCTGACCACGTCCCTGCACGGCGCCTATCTGACCGCGCTGCTCGGCAGCGTCAAGCTGTCGGCCGTCTCCGCCGGCATCGGCACGGTGCTCGGGCTGCCGCTCGCCCAGGTCGTGGTCACGTCCCGGTTCCGGGCGCTGCGCGACGCCGTGCTCACCGCGTCCGGCGTGCTCGCCAACTTCGGCGGCATCCCGCTGGCCTTCGCCTTCGTCGCCACGCTCGGCAACGCCGGCGTGCTGACCCGGCACCTGGGCCTGTCGAAGGCTGGCTGGGACCTCTACAGCTTCTGGGGCCTGGTCATCGTCTATCTGTACTTCCTCATCCCGCTGATGGTGCTCACCATCACGCCGGCCCTGGAGGGCCTGCGCGCGCAGTGGCGGGAGGCCGCGCAGAACAACGGGGCCACCACCGTGCAGTACTGGCTGCACGTCGCCCTGCCCGTGCTGCTGCCCTCGCTGCTGGGCGGGTTCGTGCTGCTGTTCGGCAGCGCGTTCGCCGCGTACGCCACCGCCGCGGCGATGGTGGGCAGTTCGGTGCCGCTGGTGACGCTGCAGATCGCCGACGCCATCTCCGGCAACGTCCTCGTCGGCCAGGAGAACGTGGCGCTCGCCCTCAGCCTCGACATGGTCCTGGTCGCGGGCCTGGTCATGGCCGTGTACCTGCCCCTGCAACGACGGAGCGCGCGATGGCTCGCCTGA
- a CDS encoding ABC transporter substrate-binding protein: MSQPRTAALACSLAVVAALALSACGAAPDNASTTADGKSAATATSAADFGGMSKLVAAAKKEGTLHAIALPRDWANYGALIDGFQKKYGIRIQVENPDGSSQDEINAVTSRKGQDRAPDVLDLGSSFALSAAQQGLLAPYKVASYADIPAGQKDPQARWYNDYGGYISIGCDAKRVKACPTTFADLLKPQYKGQVALNGNPTKSGSAFGGVYAAALASGGSFDDVQPGLDFFAKLKKNGNYTPVESTPATVEKGETPISIDWDYLNAGYADEFKSKGVDWKVAVPTDGKFSQYYSQAVNKGAPHPAAARLWQEYLYSAEGQNLWLKGYARPALMTAMDTAGTLDKAAAAKLPKVSGTPSFPTEAQQSKAKTVIAQGWAKAVSG; this comes from the coding sequence GTGTCCCAGCCGAGAACAGCCGCTCTGGCCTGCTCCCTCGCCGTCGTCGCCGCGCTCGCCCTGAGCGCCTGCGGCGCCGCCCCCGACAACGCGTCGACCACCGCCGACGGCAAGAGCGCCGCCACCGCCACCTCCGCCGCCGACTTCGGCGGCATGTCCAAGCTGGTGGCCGCGGCGAAGAAGGAGGGCACGCTGCACGCCATCGCGCTGCCCCGCGACTGGGCCAACTACGGTGCCCTCATCGACGGCTTCCAGAAGAAGTACGGCATCAGGATCCAGGTGGAGAACCCCGACGGCTCCAGCCAGGACGAGATCAACGCCGTGACCTCCCGCAAGGGCCAGGACCGCGCCCCGGACGTCCTCGACCTGGGCTCCTCCTTCGCCCTCAGCGCCGCCCAGCAGGGCCTGCTCGCCCCGTACAAGGTCGCCTCCTACGCCGACATCCCGGCCGGCCAGAAGGACCCGCAGGCCCGCTGGTACAACGACTACGGCGGCTACATCTCCATCGGCTGCGACGCCAAGCGGGTCAAGGCCTGTCCGACCACCTTCGCGGACCTGCTCAAGCCGCAGTACAAAGGCCAGGTCGCCCTCAACGGCAACCCGACCAAGTCCGGTTCGGCCTTCGGCGGCGTGTACGCGGCCGCGCTCGCGAGCGGCGGCTCCTTCGACGACGTCCAGCCCGGCCTGGACTTCTTCGCCAAGCTGAAGAAGAACGGCAACTACACGCCCGTGGAGTCCACCCCGGCGACCGTCGAGAAGGGCGAGACGCCGATCAGCATCGACTGGGACTACCTCAACGCCGGTTACGCCGACGAGTTCAAGTCCAAGGGCGTCGACTGGAAGGTGGCGGTGCCCACCGACGGCAAGTTCTCGCAGTACTACTCCCAGGCCGTCAACAAGGGCGCCCCGCACCCGGCGGCCGCCCGCCTGTGGCAGGAGTACCTGTACAGCGCCGAGGGTCAGAACCTGTGGCTCAAGGGCTACGCCCGCCCGGCACTGATGACGGCCATGGACACGGCCGGCACCCTCGACAAGGCGGCCGCCGCCAAGCTGCCGAAGGTCTCCGGCACGCCCTCCTTCCCGACCGAGGCCCAGCAGTCCAAGGCCAAGACGGTCATCGCGCAGGGCTGGGCGAAGGCCGTCAGCGGATGA
- a CDS encoding GntR family transcriptional regulator — MATRHEEIADELRRAIDREEYTVGSRLPPETELAAHYGVSRGTVRQAVAALTAEGLIGSRQGARRVVLAGRRSQSFAELRSFAQWARAMGREATGHVVSQGYLPATAQDASRLQLREGTQVLHVLRVRGLDGEPVLVERTVYADWISPAVETVDPDAASVTQLLYESTGLVFAYGEHVIDAVAASAQDAELLGIRRTSPLLRVRRVTTTREGRPVEWSDDRYRSDAVSFSVHNSIDNNALARKTAD; from the coding sequence GTGGCGACGCGACACGAGGAGATCGCCGACGAACTGCGGCGGGCGATCGACCGCGAGGAGTACACGGTGGGCAGCAGGCTGCCGCCCGAGACGGAGCTCGCCGCCCACTACGGCGTCTCGCGCGGCACCGTCCGCCAGGCCGTCGCCGCGCTGACCGCCGAGGGACTCATCGGCTCCCGGCAGGGCGCCCGCCGGGTCGTCCTCGCCGGCCGCCGCAGCCAGAGCTTCGCCGAACTGCGCAGCTTCGCCCAGTGGGCGCGCGCGATGGGCCGCGAGGCGACCGGCCATGTCGTGTCCCAGGGGTACCTGCCCGCCACCGCCCAGGACGCCTCCCGTCTCCAACTGCGCGAGGGGACGCAGGTGTTGCACGTCCTGCGGGTGCGCGGGCTGGACGGCGAACCGGTTCTGGTGGAGCGCACCGTGTACGCCGACTGGATCTCACCCGCCGTCGAGACCGTCGACCCCGACGCGGCCTCCGTCACCCAACTGCTGTACGAGAGCACCGGTCTCGTCTTCGCCTATGGCGAGCACGTCATCGACGCCGTCGCGGCGAGCGCGCAGGACGCCGAACTCCTCGGCATTCGCCGCACCAGCCCGCTGCTGCGCGTGCGGCGTGTGACCACGACCCGGGAGGGACGCCCGGTGGAGTGGTCGGACGACCGCTACCGCTCGGACGCCGTCAGCTTCAGCGTGCACAACTCCATCGACAACAACGCCCTCGCCCGCAAGACGGCCGACTGA
- a CDS encoding FAD binding domain-containing protein, with protein sequence MLLRLPESVSEAQECVAEGAVPVGGATLVWAGWQRDGFPEQAMSLRNLPEANVVERGRLGAAVVLNRIDERVPEVLRQAAAQVGTGAVRRTATVGGNIVGSTLRCLLPAALVLDARATVLERDRVFETDLAEVLAKQHLLLSLHWSEPLISGYRKLEGEAGGPPPLVVAAAVRAGEEGPDRVRVAVREGYDVLAADIAGGDGAGQALDRLRETAVGSLHETGWEVVRGHVTELLARLAR encoded by the coding sequence GTGCTGTTGCGTCTGCCCGAGTCCGTGTCCGAAGCTCAGGAGTGCGTCGCCGAAGGGGCGGTGCCCGTCGGCGGGGCCACGCTGGTGTGGGCGGGCTGGCAACGCGACGGCTTCCCCGAGCAGGCCATGTCACTGCGCAATCTGCCGGAGGCCAATGTGGTCGAGCGCGGCAGGCTGGGCGCCGCGGTGGTGCTGAACCGGATCGACGAACGGGTCCCGGAGGTGCTCCGGCAGGCCGCCGCCCAGGTGGGGACCGGTGCCGTGCGCCGGACGGCCACCGTCGGGGGCAACATCGTCGGCAGCACGTTGCGCTGCCTGCTGCCCGCCGCCCTGGTGCTGGACGCCCGCGCGACGGTGCTGGAGCGGGACCGGGTCTTCGAGACCGATCTGGCCGAAGTCCTCGCCAAACAGCACCTGTTGCTCAGCCTCCACTGGTCCGAGCCACTGATCAGCGGCTACCGCAAGCTGGAGGGGGAGGCGGGCGGTCCGCCGCCACTGGTCGTCGCGGCCGCGGTGCGCGCCGGGGAGGAAGGGCCGGACCGTGTGCGCGTCGCGGTGCGCGAGGGCTACGACGTGCTCGCCGCCGACATCGCGGGTGGCGACGGTGCCGGGCAGGCCCTGGACCGTCTCCGGGAGACGGCCGTCGGCTCGCTGCACGAGACGGGCTGGGAGGTCGTGCGCGGGCACGTCACCGAATTGCTGGCACGGCTGGCGCGGTAG
- a CDS encoding dienelactone hydrolase family protein, with the protein MQRNESALIVRHAPQQSVSAAIVTLHGGQEVSRRAVRPWQPAALRMHPVLRAAAAAVPPDALLGQVRYRYRGWNTGDPADDALRALDELAELAEAPRVVLVGHSMGARAALRAACHPLVRGVLALAPWCPPADPVAHLGDVRIVLVHGDHDRVCAPAESADFVRRARAAGTPAGMVTVRGGDHAMLRRSGAWHRATAELVAQLLRPDPGPGGLAAEACAADGAVLL; encoded by the coding sequence GTGCAACGCAACGAGTCCGCGCTGATCGTGCGGCACGCCCCGCAGCAGTCCGTCTCCGCCGCGATCGTGACGCTGCACGGCGGCCAGGAGGTGAGCCGCCGCGCGGTGCGCCCCTGGCAGCCGGCCGCGCTCCGTATGCACCCGGTGCTGCGGGCGGCCGCCGCGGCGGTGCCCCCGGACGCCCTGCTGGGGCAGGTCCGCTACCGCTACCGGGGGTGGAACACCGGCGATCCGGCCGACGACGCCCTGCGCGCGCTCGACGAACTCGCGGAGCTGGCCGAGGCCCCGCGGGTCGTCCTCGTCGGACACTCGATGGGAGCCAGGGCCGCCCTGCGCGCCGCCTGTCACCCGCTGGTGCGGGGCGTGCTGGCGCTGGCGCCCTGGTGCCCGCCCGCGGACCCCGTCGCCCACCTCGGCGACGTGCGGATCGTGCTCGTGCACGGAGACCACGACCGGGTGTGTGCGCCCGCCGAGTCGGCGGACTTCGTGCGCCGGGCCCGGGCCGCGGGCACGCCGGCCGGCATGGTGACGGTCCGCGGCGGGGACCACGCGATGCTCCGGCGCAGCGGCGCCTGGCACCGGGCCACGGCCGAGCTGGTCGCCCAGCTGCTGCGGCCGGACCCCGGCCCCGGCGGGCTGGCCGCCGAGGCCTGCGCCGCGGACGGCGCCGTACTGCTGTAG